AATCTTTGAATCAGAGTCCAGAGGAGCAACTGCAGAACCAGAGAAGGGAAACACATATCAGTCACTTAAAAATCATGGCAGGTAATTAGAAGATTAAAATGGAACTGAAATCACATCATAGCATGATTCTTGGTTGATGCATATAATAGTATGTTTAGGAGTTGTGTGCATGCACATAGTTATATCCATTAAACCTGAAAAATGAACCTCAGTAGATGGAAGCCATGTTGATCTGTGCATATACTAGTACTAGGTGTTGGGGTTATATTACTGAATATGCATCCTTAGTTCAATAAGAAAGACATAATTTTCATGAGTAATTGGACAAGATAGTATCATCTAAAATTTAATGGACTCTTAGTAGGATAATTCAAGTATAGATCAGCCATCTAAGTGCATAGTTGACAGCAAGAATTATCTTGGATGATCTACAAGTGTATTTGAGTTAAGGATTATATCtgcatatagttttataaactaaTGTTCAGTAAAGCCATCATAGAATGAATTTTGAATGCATGCATAGTTAGAAATAATCATTGTTCTATTTAACCTCAACAGCTTAAGATAACTAGACAAGATCAATATTGTGCTACTATTTCTAGTTAAATAGGCAGAGCATAAATGGGTAGACAGTAATCTATTTCTCAGTATAGACACTAAATAAAGCATCTAGGATCCATTGGCAGAATAATAGGTATCAATATTAGGTCAGCTAGAAGAGCAGAGCATATTTAGAGAAATGAATGACATCTATTAGTGTGTacaaatatatgtttagtttaAGTATATGCAATcgtagtttataaaattatcagGAAACAGTAAACTATAGTATCTGAATAAAAATCATAGCATAGTTAGGTCATTAATAAGTCTAATTTGTCCCTGCATGAATAAGTCTAATCATGTAAATTATATAGAGGCAAGAGTCAGGACAAATAGTCAGTAGCAGTAAATTATTTAAGGAAATAAGtaaacatttatataaaattctaaaaaaaaaccctaccagccggcgcccgagctcgccgccgccgccgcctgccatcatcgtcgtcgccgcgcccaagcacgccgccgccgctcgccaccgcgccGGATCCGCAgcgcccgacctcgccgccgccgcccaccgccgtcgtcgtcgccgaggtcgtcgtcgccgcgccgctgccagatcccccactcccgccgccggccgcccccgcTCCCGCTGCCCACTCCCGTCTCCGGATCCGGGCGGGACGAGGCCCGCTTCGCCGCCCACTCGTCATCGTCATTGGGGtcggtgccgccgccaccacccgcgtcgtcgtcgtcgtcgcccactcgttgtcgtcgccgcccactcgtcgtcgtcgtcggggtcggcgcctcctcctcgtcattgTGGTCGGTGCCGCCGCGGAGGGGGCAGCCCGAGCGAcggggacgacgcggcggccgccagccgccagcACGCGCACGCCGCGCCCACTCGTGCTCGGtgccgagagagggagagaaagagagggagaggagagaaagagtgagagagaggaagagaaagagtgaggagaaggggaaaataTCAGGgtagagagagaaggaggaaaGATGAAATATTTTGAAGCGGTTAGGAGGgaaaattttcatttgaaatttcGAATTGATTTTTATGACACTAAATCAACTcgtatgaaaaagttgtaaaaaacaaagttgtagaactaatttagatctaccatttttcttttggtcatttctccatctgagtttgattgaactataaaaaatttgaattttaaaatataagaaattcaaataatttttcgggtagtaaatgatacaaatgaaaaaaattgtcaacaacaaagttgtataacttatcaagatctacaacttttgttttggtcatttttctatatgactttgtttgaacaatatgaatttgaatttcaaattataacaacttcaaacaacatttacaagtactaaatgatttcaactgaaaaagtcatcaataacaaagtggtataataattcatcaagatctataacatTTATTtgggttatttcttcatccgacaaaacGATTTgtaacattattcacaaaatgtacatatctcttatatagtttataaactataagagaagatagatatgtaaattttgtgaacaatgttactatta
The nucleotide sequence above comes from Oryza glaberrima chromosome 11, OglaRS2, whole genome shotgun sequence. Encoded proteins:
- the LOC127754034 gene encoding uncharacterized protein LOC127754034 isoform X1, producing the protein MTRRRRRPRRRRRVGGDDNEWATTTTTRVVAAAPTPMTMTSGRRSGPRPARIRRREWAAGAGAAGGGSGGSGSGAATTTSATTTAVGGGGEVGRCGSGAVASGGGVLGRGDDDDGRRRRRRARAPAVAPLDSDSKILLMELFHFCNAYGRGFCYTYPTGFAMHKSNNA
- the LOC127754034 gene encoding uncharacterized protein LOC127754034 isoform X2, which gives rise to MTRRRRRPRRRRRVGGDDNEWATTTTTRVVAAAPTPMTMTSGRRSGPRPARIRRREWAAGAGAAGGGSGGSGSGAATTTSATTTAVGGGGEVGRCGSGAVASGGGVLGRGDDDDGRRRRRRARAPAVAPLDSDSKILLMELFHFCNAYGPAGVEGT